Below is a genomic region from Ketobacter sp. MCCC 1A13808.
AAGGCGTATTTGCTGCAGGCGATGTAACCGACCACGTCTATCGTCAGGCAATCACCTCAGCAGGATTTGGCTGTATGGCTGCACTGGACGCTGAAAAATTCCTGGATGAAAACAACTAACCATTGATTTTCTTGAGCAGGACGGGGCTTGATTGGAGTACTGTAATATTACTGGTATCAGCCCCTTCCCTTATCACGTTTTACCCTGCCCTGCGCCATGATTAAAATCCCTGTACTGGACTATGAAAGCCAAGGCTTCCCACCGATCGAGCACGCGCTCGCAGACCCGGATGGCTTACTAGCAGCAGGCGGTGATCTACGACCGGAGCGATTGATAGAAGCCTACTCACTGGGAATTTTTCCCTGGTATTCCGATGACCAGCCCATTCTCTGGTGGTCACCCAGCCCCCGCACCGTGCTGTTTACCCAAGAACTGCACATATCCAGAAGCCTGCACAAGACGCTGGGCAAAGGCAAATACAACGTCACCATGGACCAGGCTTTTGAATCCGTGATCCGCGCCTGTGCAGCGCCCCGACGCGACAGCGAGGGTACCTGGATCACTGAAGACATGATCCAGGCTTATATGCACCTTCACAGCTTAGGATACGCGCACTCCGTAGAAACATGGCTCGACGACCAATTAGTAGGCGGCCTTTATGGCATTGCCTTGGGCACTCTTTATTTCGGCGAATCCATGTTTAGCCGGGCTGACAATGCATCTAAAATTGCATTTGTTCATTTGGTAGGCCAACTCAAGCAATGGGGCTTCCCAATCATTGATTGCCAGGTTGGCAATCCCCACCTGAGCAGTCTGGGGGCACGACCTATTAAACGCAGTCAGTTCAAATCCTATCTGTCTTCCAACGTGCCCCCACTTACTAAGCTACTAACTGCACGCCCGCCAAAATGGGAGCTTCGATGGAAATATTCTGTAAGCTGAGACTGGAAACAAATTTTAATTCGTTTAATACTGTAAGAAGTCTGAAAACAAAGGCTTAAACCATTAGGATTATGACTGATCTCGCAGCTGTAAAATTTTTTGTAACACCACTGCATCAATGTAGTTATTTGCCCCGGAATGATGCAATCACCCTGTTTGCTGATCCCAAGGCGAATCTGGATCATAATCTCTACAGCGAATTGTCCGAGGTTGGTTTCCGGCGCAGCGGAAATTACCTTTATCGCCCCCACTGCCGCCAATGCTCGGCCTGCATTCCCGTCCGTATACCTGTTGAGCAATATCAATTCTCCCGCAAACACAAGCGCATCTGGAATAAGAACAAAGATCTGACAATTCAGCGAGTTGAAGCGGTTTTTAAAGACGAACATTACGATCTTTACGCGCGCTATATTGAAGAAAAGCATAATGATGGTGACATGTACCCACCCACGCCAGAACAATATGAGTCTTTCTTGCTCAGCGATTGGGGCAACACCTGCTTTTATGAATTCAGAGATCAAGACAACAAGCTGGTCGCGGTGGCGGTAACCGACGTAATGGAAAATGGCTTGTCCGCAGTGTACACCTTCTATTGCACCCAGAATGCCAAGCGCAGTCTGGGCGTAATGGCAGTACTCTGGCAAATAAAGGAATGTCGAAATAGGAATCTACCGGCTTTGTATTTGGGTTACTGGATCAAAGACTGCCAGAAAATGAAATACAAAACCGAATATAGCCCATTAGAAATGTATGTGAACAATCATTGGATTTCTGTTTCCACCTAGATAAACAAAGCAACCAAATTGTTTTTTATCAACAGGTTAAGTCCAATATATAGAAAAAATCTAGAATTCAAACCCCGCTACGTCCGCGAACTATTGTAGAAATCCGACAATAAAGCCACTTTAACTTTGATAAATATCAACTTTTACGGCAGAATTCACGCCTCGTGAAAGTAGCGAACCCGAAATTTACACGCTTTGAGATATTGAGAGGATATCACTGGATGTCGAAAGAAGATTCCATTGAAATGGAAGGGACTATAACTGAAACCCTTCCTAACACCATGTTCCGGGTGGAACTAGATAACGGCCACGTGGTAACGGCCCATATCTCGGGAAAGATGCGCAAGAACTATATTCGCATTCTGACCGGAGATCGCGTTAAAGTTGAAATGACCCCTTATGATCTATCCAAGGGTCGCATCACTTACCGCGTGCGCTAACCTCTCAATTGGCGTTCAAATAAAAACGAGCCTGAAACGGCTCGTTTTTATTTTGCTTGTCACTATTTATGAAAGCGTGTTTCAGGCGGGTTCCGTATCAAAAATCAGCTCCCCTGCTTCTTCGTGAACATGGACTGTTCCACCGCTTTCGGAAAGCTCACCGAAGAGTATTTTCTCAGCCAGGGGTCGCTTTAGCTTTTCCTGAATCAAGCGATTCATCGGACGAGCGCCCATGTCTTTGTCGTAGCCTTTCTCTGCCAACCAGGTGCGCGCACTGTCATCAACGTCCAGCATTACTCGCTTATCGTCCAGTTGCGCCTGCAACTCGGTGAGGAATTTATCCACCACACCTTTTATTACACTCATATCCAGGTTTTTGAACTGGATTACGGTATCGAGACGATTACGGAACTCAGGTGTAAACATACGCTTAAGTGCCTCCATTCCGTCACTACTGTGATCTTGCTGTGTAAAGCCGATCGAGGCCCTGCTAACAGAATCCGCTCCGGCATTGGTGGTCATCACCAGAATTACGTTGCGGAAATCGGCTTTGCGGCCATTATTATCTGTCAAAGTCCCGTGATCCATTACCTGCAACAATAGATTGAACACCTCAGGGTGTGCTTTTTCTATCTCGTCGAGCAACAAAACAGCGTGAGGCGACTTGGTGACAGCTTCCGTCAGCAAACCACCCTGGTCGTAACCCACGTAACCCGGAGGTGCGCCTATTAACCTGGATACGGTATGTCGTTCCATGTATTCAGACATATCAAAGCGAATAAGCTCCATGCCCATGACTTTCGCCAGCTGCTTGGTTACCTCAGTTTTACCCACACCCGTCGGCCCCGCAAACAAGAATGAACCAATGGGACGATCCGGATGATTCAGCCCTGCCCTGGCCAACTTGATGGCACTGGATAAAACTTCAATCGCTTCGTTTTGACCGAATACGACCATTTTCAGGTCTCGTTCAAGATTGGATAGCAGCTCTTTGTCATTCGCCGAAACGGTTTTCGGTGGTATTCGGGCAATTTTGGAAATGATGGCTTCCACATCGCTGACAGAGATTACTTTCTTCCGTTTATTTGGTGCTTGTAGACGCTGAAACGCGCCCACCTCATCGATGACATCAATGGCTTTGTCAGGCAGGTGCCGGTCATTAATATACCGTGCTGACAACTCAGCAGCCGCTCGCAGAGCCTTGTTTGAATACTTGATGTCATGATGCTCTTCGAAACGAGACTTTAAGCCCTTTAGAATTTCAAAGGTTTCATCCACACTGGGCTCAGTGACATCTATTTTCTGGAAACGCCTGGCTAGTGCCCGATCCTTTTCAAAGATACCGCGATACTCTTGAAACGTGGTTGACCCAATACATTTGATATCACCCGATGCCAACATGGGTTTCAGCAGATTAGAAGCATCCATAACACCGCCAGAGGCGGCGCCGGCACCGATGATGGTGTGAATTTCATCGATGAATAAAATGGCGTGTGACTTCTTACGTAATTCAGCCAGCAACGACTTGAGACGTTTTTCGAAATCACCGCGATATTTCGTACCCGCCAACAAAGCACCAAGATCCAGTGAGTAAACCACGCTGCCTTCAATCGCATCGGGCACTTCGTTATCGACAATGCGCTTTGCCAACCCTTCCGCTATGGCGGTTTTTCCGACTCCGGGCTCACCGACCAGCAGCGGATTGTTCTTGCGCCGGCGACACAGAATCTGAACTGTGCGCTCAACTTCTTCGTCGCGCCCCACCAGCGGGTCTATACGACCCGCCAAGGCCTGATCATTAAGATTGGTCGCATAGGACTCCAAAGGCGACTTAGACGCGCCTTCTGAGCCCTGGTCATCCTCATGTACCTCATGGCCCGGCTCCTCAATATTATGAGATTCGTCCGAAACCTTGGATATCCCGTGGGCAATGTAATTGACCACATCGATCCGGGCCACACTTTGTTTCTTCAGAAAATAAACTGCCTGGCTTTCCTGTTCACTAAAGATCGCCACCAGCACATTCGCACCGGTCACCTCTTTCTTGCCCGAAGACTGAACATGAAATACAGCACGTTGTAACACCCGCTGAAATCCCAATGTAGGCTGAGTTTCACGATCACTGTCACCGGATGGGATGAGAGGAGTCGTTTCGTCGACAAAATTCGCCAAATCTGAACGAAGTTCATCCAGGTTGGTTCCGCAGGCCTTCAAAACCGTTGATGCCGCATCGTTATCTAGCAGTGCTAGCAGCAAGTGCTCAACGGTCATATATTCGTGACGCTTAGTCCGAGCGTCTCTGAACGCCAGATTCAATGTGACTTCCAGATCTTTGCTTAACATCTCATTTACACCCTTATCCGAACAAGTGGGATAACGACCCGTGGAATAATCCGGATTATCCGAATTTCTCCACCTCACACATCAAGGGATGCTGATTTTCCCTTGCGTATTTAATAATCTGAGCAACTTTCGTTTCAGCGACGTCTCTTGTAAATGCGCCACAGCTGGCTTTGCCTTGAGTATGAACCGTTAACATGATCTGTGTCGCTTTCTCACGATTCATCCCAAAAAACAGCTGCAATACATCTACCACAAACTCCATAGGCGTAAAATCGTCATCCAACATCACCACCTGATACATCGGCGGTGGCGCCACTTCGGGCCTTGACTCTTCGACAGCAACTCCGCCCTCGAGATCAGAATCAGGATTGGATGGCTCGCCTCCCATGCTCTCCATATAATTCAATGTTAGTTGAAGATCTTGGGGTTTACTCATAACCAGAAATCATAAAATTAGTTGTTAACATACTAAGTCCTCATAACCAACCTATATTGGGGCAACGTTGGTCAGTTCAACTGCGAAAACTCTTGACTAATACGCCACAATCGTGAAGATTGTGCACTGTGCTTAACAAAAGTTAACACAAAACGTGTCTGGGAAGTACATTTCTTCATAAAGTACTTCGCAGGTTAAAAATAATAACAATTGACTTAAGGCTACCATTAAAAGGGTAGTCCCAACAGAAGGACTTGAGTTATGGCAACCGGGAAAGTGAAATGGTTCAATAACGCCAAGGGTTACGGCTTTGTTCGTCCTGATTGCGGTGGAGAAGATCTTTTTGTCCACTATTCGTATATCTGCATGGACGGATACAGAAGCCTGAAAGCGGGACAGCAAGTTACCTATGATATAAGGGAAGCTCCGAAAGGTCTTCACGCGGTCAATATCAATATTATTGGTACAGATCAGTCTAGCGCCCCCACTGAGGAAAACCAAACAGAAAGCGCCAACGATGCTGTCGGTTCAGTTGAACTGCACCCGACACTTCACGCGGAAGCTGTCTGACAAATTCAAGGTAAATACGTTTACCTGATTGTCTGACATACGTTTGGTTTCCAAAGGTGTCTTCTGTTTTTATTGTTTATTAAAGCAATCGAAAACAGAAGACACGTGCTAAAGCCAGTGAAATCGGCGTGTGGGGCGGTGGCGACATTTACCTAACCTCACGCATTACCCGCACCGGGCTCTATGGCGGCACTATGAGCGCTTTTCGAGTAGCGGATTGTTCTTCAGTGCTGATTGATCATTAGCATTCCTTCATGCTGACCTGAGACAGTGCGCTTTGAATATTGGCACACTGAATACAGACGCGTTAAAAAAACACTTCACAACCTGACAAAAAAGGCCACCCATCGCAAAAAAGGCCACCCATCGGCAGCCTTTCTTTCTGACTCATCAATAACGTCGATTAGCTGTCCATATGCTTTAAGATCGCGTCGCCAAACTCGGAGCAGCGCAAAAGGGTGGCATCCGGCATCAGGCGCTCAAAGTCGTAAGTAACCGTTTTAGCTTCAATGGCACCTTGCATTCCGTTAATCACCAGATCAGCTGCTTCTGTCCAACCCATATGACGCAACATCATTTCGGCAGACAGAATCAAGGACCCCGGATTTACTTTATCCTGACCCGCGTATTTGGGTGCTGTACCGTGAGTGGCTTCGAACACCGCCACACTGCCTCCAATATTAGCGCCCGGTGCAATACCGATACCGCCAACTTCTGCTGCTAGCGCATCAGAAATATAATCCCCGTTCAGGTTCAACGTCGCTATCACCGAATATTCATCCGGGCGCATCAGGATCTGTTGCAAAAATGCATCCGCGATAACGTCTTTAACGATAATTTCATTGCCCGTTTTCGGGTTAGTGAAAACATGCCAAGGACCACCATCCAGAGGTTCTGCTCCAAAACGCTCAGCCGCCAGCTCGTAACCCCAGTCTTTGAAGGCACCTTCGGTAAACTTCATGATGTTGCCTTTGTGGACCAGAGTCACCGAAGGATGATCATTGTCTATAGCGTACTGAATTGCTTTACGAACCAGCCGCTGCGTGCCCTCTTTGGAAACAGGTTTAATACCAATGCCGCAACCTTCAGGGAAGCGGATTTTGGTGACGCCCATTTCTTCTTGCAAGAAGCGAATAACTTTTTTCGCGTCATCACTGTCGGCTTGCCACTCGATACCGGCGTAGATATCTTCTGAGTTTTCCCGGAAGATCACCATATTGGTTTTTTCAGGACAATGAACCGGGCTCGGCACACCTTTAAACCAGCGAACAGGACGCTGACACACGTACAAATCCAGCTCTTGTCTCAAGGCAACATTCAATGAACGAATCCCGCCACCCACCGGCGTAGTCAGCGGTCCTTTAATTCCGATAATGTATTCACGCAATGCTTCTAGTGTTTCTTCCGGCATCCACTCGTCCGGACCATACACTTTTGTTGATTTTTCCCCGCAGAAAATTTCCATCCAGGCTATTGAACGTTTATTGCCGTATGCTTTTTCGATAGCAGCATCGGTCACTTTCAGCATTACTGGTGTAATATCAACTCCGATTCCATCGCCTTCGATGTAAGGAATGATAGGATGGTTCGGGACATTCAGGGACAGGTCCGCGTTAACAGTGATTTTGTCACTATCTGCCGGAACCTTGATCTTTTGGTACCCCATGTCGTTTTATACTCCCTAAGTTACATATTAGTAGTTACATACAATTACGGTTAGGTACGCGAAGTATACAGAATTCCGCATCCATCCGCCTCATGAATTTGCTGACAAACGACCAAAAATCAACCACATAATACTGACTTTAATTGACAAGAATGATGACCCCAAACCAAATCCTGCTGTTCAATAAACCCTTCCGGGTCATGAGCCAATTCACTCAACTGGATGGCAAATCCACCTTGGCAGAGTTCATTCAGGAGCCGGAAATATACCCTGCCGGCAGGCTTGATTTTGACTCAGAAGGCCTGCTATTGCTCACCGGAAACGGCCGCCTACAACACCATTTAACCGACCCCCGGCACAAGCAGCCGAAAACCTATTGGGTGCAAATTGAAGGCGATATTTCGGAATCTGGACTGCAACGATTGCGTCAAGGAGTCAATTTGAAAGACGGCACTACCCTGCCCGCCAAAGCAAAACGATTCGCCCCCCCATCAGACCTCTGGCCCCGCCACCCGCCAATCCGACAGCGCGCAAACATACCCACTTGCTGGATCGAGCTGATCATTACAGAAGGACGCAATCGTCAGGTACGGCGCATGACAGCAGCGGTAGGTCACCCCACCCTGAGATTGATCCGGTATGCGATAGGAGATTGGTCTCTGGATTCACTTCTGCCGGGCAAATGCAGAATAGAAACTGTGTCTGATCAGTTACTGAAAAGCGCTCTCGAGCGTAAGCCCAAGCACAAAAAAAACTACCAGCGATCACGCGCTAAATGATCCGAGTTTTTCGCATCAACCCACTCTGTTTCGCCGCTTGATAACACTTCTTTTTTCCAAAAAGGCGCTTCCGTTTTCAAATAATCCATTATGAACTGGGCCGCGTCGAACGCCTCTGCACGGTGCCGGGCCGCAACACCCACCAGCACGATTTGCTCGTGGTTGTGTAATTCACCCACCCGGTGAATGATAGTAATAGCGGCCAACTCCCAGCGGCGCAGAGCATCTTCTGCAATACGCTGCAGTGACTTTTGCGTCATGGCCGGATAATGTTCTAAGACAATCCCGCTGAGCCCACCCCCGGCGTTGAAGTCACGCACCAACCCGGCGAAGAAAACCAGCGCTCCAGCACCCCCAGATCGTGACCTGAGATTTTGATATTCTTTACCGAAGTCGAAATCTTCTGGCTGTACACGGATATCAGACTGCTTCATATCAACCGCCTGTTACCGGC
It encodes:
- a CDS encoding cold shock domain-containing protein codes for the protein MATGKVKWFNNAKGYGFVRPDCGGEDLFVHYSYICMDGYRSLKAGQQVTYDIREAPKGLHAVNINIIGTDQSSAPTEENQTESANDAVGSVELHPTLHAEAV
- the icd gene encoding NADP-dependent isocitrate dehydrogenase; this encodes MGYQKIKVPADSDKITVNADLSLNVPNHPIIPYIEGDGIGVDITPVMLKVTDAAIEKAYGNKRSIAWMEIFCGEKSTKVYGPDEWMPEETLEALREYIIGIKGPLTTPVGGGIRSLNVALRQELDLYVCQRPVRWFKGVPSPVHCPEKTNMVIFRENSEDIYAGIEWQADSDDAKKVIRFLQEEMGVTKIRFPEGCGIGIKPVSKEGTQRLVRKAIQYAIDNDHPSVTLVHKGNIMKFTEGAFKDWGYELAAERFGAEPLDGGPWHVFTNPKTGNEIIVKDVIADAFLQQILMRPDEYSVIATLNLNGDYISDALAAEVGGIGIAPGANIGGSVAVFEATHGTAPKYAGQDKVNPGSLILSAEMMLRHMGWTEAADLVINGMQGAIEAKTVTYDFERLMPDATLLRCSEFGDAILKHMDS
- a CDS encoding arginyltransferase, whose protein sequence is MTDLAAVKFFVTPLHQCSYLPRNDAITLFADPKANLDHNLYSELSEVGFRRSGNYLYRPHCRQCSACIPVRIPVEQYQFSRKHKRIWNKNKDLTIQRVEAVFKDEHYDLYARYIEEKHNDGDMYPPTPEQYESFLLSDWGNTCFYEFRDQDNKLVAVAVTDVMENGLSAVYTFYCTQNAKRSLGVMAVLWQIKECRNRNLPALYLGYWIKDCQKMKYKTEYSPLEMYVNNHWISVST
- the aat gene encoding leucyl/phenylalanyl-tRNA--protein transferase — translated: MIKIPVLDYESQGFPPIEHALADPDGLLAAGGDLRPERLIEAYSLGIFPWYSDDQPILWWSPSPRTVLFTQELHISRSLHKTLGKGKYNVTMDQAFESVIRACAAPRRDSEGTWITEDMIQAYMHLHSLGYAHSVETWLDDQLVGGLYGIALGTLYFGESMFSRADNASKIAFVHLVGQLKQWGFPIIDCQVGNPHLSSLGARPIKRSQFKSYLSSNVPPLTKLLTARPPKWELRWKYSVS
- the clpA gene encoding ATP-dependent Clp protease ATP-binding subunit ClpA; translated protein: MLSKDLEVTLNLAFRDARTKRHEYMTVEHLLLALLDNDAASTVLKACGTNLDELRSDLANFVDETTPLIPSGDSDRETQPTLGFQRVLQRAVFHVQSSGKKEVTGANVLVAIFSEQESQAVYFLKKQSVARIDVVNYIAHGISKVSDESHNIEEPGHEVHEDDQGSEGASKSPLESYATNLNDQALAGRIDPLVGRDEEVERTVQILCRRRKNNPLLVGEPGVGKTAIAEGLAKRIVDNEVPDAIEGSVVYSLDLGALLAGTKYRGDFEKRLKSLLAELRKKSHAILFIDEIHTIIGAGAASGGVMDASNLLKPMLASGDIKCIGSTTFQEYRGIFEKDRALARRFQKIDVTEPSVDETFEILKGLKSRFEEHHDIKYSNKALRAAAELSARYINDRHLPDKAIDVIDEVGAFQRLQAPNKRKKVISVSDVEAIISKIARIPPKTVSANDKELLSNLERDLKMVVFGQNEAIEVLSSAIKLARAGLNHPDRPIGSFLFAGPTGVGKTEVTKQLAKVMGMELIRFDMSEYMERHTVSRLIGAPPGYVGYDQGGLLTEAVTKSPHAVLLLDEIEKAHPEVFNLLLQVMDHGTLTDNNGRKADFRNVILVMTTNAGADSVSRASIGFTQQDHSSDGMEALKRMFTPEFRNRLDTVIQFKNLDMSVIKGVVDKFLTELQAQLDDKRVMLDVDDSARTWLAEKGYDKDMGARPMNRLIQEKLKRPLAEKILFGELSESGGTVHVHEEAGELIFDTEPA
- the infA gene encoding translation initiation factor IF-1, with protein sequence MSKEDSIEMEGTITETLPNTMFRVELDNGHVVTAHISGKMRKNYIRILTGDRVKVEMTPYDLSKGRITYRVR
- the moaE gene encoding molybdopterin synthase catalytic subunit MoaE; translation: MKQSDIRVQPEDFDFGKEYQNLRSRSGGAGALVFFAGLVRDFNAGGGLSGIVLEHYPAMTQKSLQRIAEDALRRWELAAITIIHRVGELHNHEQIVLVGVAARHRAEAFDAAQFIMDYLKTEAPFWKKEVLSSGETEWVDAKNSDHLARDRW
- a CDS encoding pseudouridine synthase; its protein translation is MMTPNQILLFNKPFRVMSQFTQLDGKSTLAEFIQEPEIYPAGRLDFDSEGLLLLTGNGRLQHHLTDPRHKQPKTYWVQIEGDISESGLQRLRQGVNLKDGTTLPAKAKRFAPPSDLWPRHPPIRQRANIPTCWIELIITEGRNRQVRRMTAAVGHPTLRLIRYAIGDWSLDSLLPGKCRIETVSDQLLKSALERKPKHKKNYQRSRAK
- the clpS gene encoding ATP-dependent Clp protease adapter ClpS gives rise to the protein MESMGGEPSNPDSDLEGGVAVEESRPEVAPPPMYQVVMLDDDFTPMEFVVDVLQLFFGMNREKATQIMLTVHTQGKASCGAFTRDVAETKVAQIIKYARENQHPLMCEVEKFG